From a region of the Gemmatimonadota bacterium genome:
- a CDS encoding tetratricopeptide repeat protein — translation MKKFLMLCLPLVHAVAFYYFASFILEPYKSRGQAQILSKKGNKFLKIGAVEEALNAYHQTVELNPENKFAWNILGLIYSDQKKNQDALEVYDQALQILPQASILWNNRGTVLVEMDELEKALLSFDRALELDTEYSDAWNNRGVVFLELGRLPEAIIALDRSIELDPKDGNTWYNRARVYGAMKNKEQTLSSLKRALQWDPDKKKGIHKEPAFEFLLTDEKFKMLSNKPD, via the coding sequence ATGAAAAAGTTTTTGATGCTGTGCCTTCCCCTTGTACATGCCGTTGCTTTCTATTATTTTGCGAGTTTTATTTTAGAACCTTATAAATCTCGTGGGCAAGCTCAAATTTTGTCAAAAAAGGGAAATAAGTTTTTAAAGATTGGTGCCGTTGAAGAAGCTTTGAATGCCTATCACCAGACAGTTGAATTAAATCCCGAAAATAAGTTTGCCTGGAATATCCTGGGCTTGATTTATAGCGACCAAAAAAAAAATCAAGACGCGCTTGAAGTTTATGACCAGGCACTTCAAATATTACCTCAAGCATCTATCTTATGGAATAATCGAGGTACTGTTTTGGTAGAAATGGACGAATTGGAAAAAGCACTTCTTTCATTTGACCGCGCATTAGAACTTGACACCGAATATTCTGATGCCTGGAACAACAGAGGGGTTGTGTTTCTTGAATTAGGCAGATTACCCGAAGCGATCATTGCACTGGATCGATCAATTGAACTGGACCCCAAAGATGGTAATACCTGGTATAACCGTGCTCGAGTATATGGGGCAATGAAAAATAAAGAACAGACTCTTTCAAGCTTAAAAAGAGCACTCCAGTGGGATCCTGATAAGAAAAAAGGAATTCACAAAGAACCTGCTTTCGAATTTCTATTGACAGACGAAAAATTTAAGATGTTGAGCAACAAACCGGATTAA
- a CDS encoding leucine-rich repeat domain-containing protein, which translates to MRKQILFILSTLALLMHPLSLSAQNSTAGDQDVTPDFDGDGRVEFPDFLAFAGQFGARQGDGRYDARYDLDSDGEIGFSDFLLFSSSFGKEVYKPGGTAMVAISDANLRAVIEDSLGKASGATITRDDMAVLTHLRAPNENISDLTGLEFAIGLTSLDLGTERVGDRWVNSNKISDLSSLSGLTGLKSLYLTSNRIRDVSVLSGLTELEWLSLSGNRIRDVSVLSDLTNLTQLYLSSNDIADVSVLSGLTSLEILWLRTNSISDVSAVSGLTNLKSLDLATNRISDVSAVSGLTNLTQLYLSSNDIVDVSVLSGLTNLKSLDLATNRISDVSAVSGLTNLTQLYLSSNDIVDVSVLSGLTNLKSLDLATNRISDVSALSGLTSLEELDISSNSIRDVSALSGLTSLIRLYLYTNSISDVFVLSGLTDLEELSLSGNRISDVSGLSGLINLTRLWLYANSISDVSGLSGLTNLTRLYLYNNSISDLLPLVANRGLGTGDVVDVRNNPLSAISRNTHIPALQNRGVDVRFGALKPAVEKTEQDIFPEMMEFLGGEEWERKDVIGSK; encoded by the coding sequence ATGCGTAAACAGATTTTGTTCATTCTATCAACACTCGCGCTTTTGATGCATCCGCTGTCTCTTTCGGCACAGAATAGTACGGCGGGTGATCAAGATGTTACCCCGGACTTTGATGGCGATGGTCGGGTTGAATTTCCTGACTTTTTGGCGTTTGCAGGTCAGTTTGGAGCACGTCAGGGCGATGGGCGTTATGATGCCAGATATGATCTGGATAGCGATGGCGAAATTGGATTTTCCGATTTTCTACTTTTTAGCAGTAGCTTTGGTAAAGAGGTATATAAGCCTGGCGGTACAGCGATGGTTGCTATTTCGGATGCGAATTTGCGCGCTGTTATTGAGGATAGTCTGGGCAAGGCGAGCGGTGCGACGATTACCAGAGATGATATGGCAGTTTTGACACACCTTAGGGCGCCGAATGAGAATATCAGTGACTTGACTGGACTTGAGTTTGCGATTGGTCTGACGAGTTTGGATCTTGGTACAGAGAGGGTGGGGGATAGGTGGGTCAACAGCAACAAAATATCCGATCTCTCTTCCCTCTCGGGTTTGACCGGTCTGAAAAGTCTGTATCTTACCTCCAACCGTATCCGTGATGTATCTGTGCTGTCAGGCTTGACCGAACTGGAATGGCTGTCTCTTTCTGGCAACCGCATCCGTGATGTATCCGTGCTGTCTGACTTGACCAACCTGACACAACTGTATCTTTCCTCCAACGACATCGCGGATGTGTCGGTGCTATCTGGCTTGACCAGTCTGGAAATTCTATGGCTACGCACCAATAGTATCAGTGATGTGTCTGCGGTGTCAGGCTTGACCAACCTGAAAAGCCTGGATCTTGCCACCAACCGTATCAGTGATGTGTCTGCGGTGTCAGGCTTGACCAATCTGACACAGCTATATCTTTCCTCCAACGACATCGTGGATGTGTCCGTGCTGTCAGGCTTGACCAACCTGAAAAGCCTGGATCTTGCCACCAACCGTATCAGTGATGTGTCTGCGGTGTCAGGCTTGACCAATCTGACACAGCTATATCTTTCCTCCAACGACATCGTGGATGTGTCCGTGCTGTCAGGCTTGACCAACCTGAAAAGCCTGGATCTTGCCACCAACCGTATCAGTGATGTGTCTGCGCTATCAGGTTTGACCAGTCTGGAAGAGCTGGATATTTCTAGCAATAGCATCCGTGATGTGTCCGCGCTATCAGGTTTGACCAGCCTGATAAGGCTGTATCTTTACACCAACAGTATCAGTGATGTGTTCGTGCTGTCAGGCTTGACCGATCTGGAAGAACTGTCTCTTTCTGGCAACCGTATCAGTGATGTGTCTGGACTATCTGGTTTGATCAACTTGACAAGGCTGTGGCTTTACGCCAATAGTATCAGTGATGTGTCTGGACTATCTGGTTTGACTAACCTGACAAGGCTGTATCTTTACAACAATAGCATCTCGGACCTTTTGCCTTTGGTTGCAAACAGGGGATTGGGTACTGGAGATGTGGTTGATGTACGGAATAATCCATTGAGTGCCATATCACGCAACACGCATATTCCAGCCCTTCAGAACAGAGGGGTTGATGTGCGTTTTGGCGCGTTAAAGCCCGCGGTGGAAAAGACAGAACAAGACATTTTTCCTGAGATGATGGAATTTTTGGGGGGTGAGGAATGGGAGAGAAAGGATGTGATTGGCTCAAAGTGA
- a CDS encoding peptidase domain-containing ABC transporter, with translation MRQIFKIIKMLRPYWRFIFQSLLVGIMVMFLRIPGPYITKVLIDDVYPHKDYTLLTFILILGAVLSIGLGFTGLLSTYFARYVGVNMGLDFKSRFYSHVQSQDFSFFDNRQTGEILSRFRDMDRSIGSTIGMVNSLIMNTLQLLIFPPILLYINWKLALLSLVVLPFDTVLIIVSKKYLSRVSKKLTEASAELSAKSYESLSGIRTVQALGLEAAFYHKLRDIFLNVAKLRIRSTHLSGGFGFVGTLVKTAGTLAYGWYGWTQVLSGNLSLGSYMAFSGYVGYLYGPIGNLIGLVGQVEMALVRINRFFEVYDLKPEIQDRPDMPILPKVRGEIGFHNVSFAYQEDQPVLRHINLHIPAQATIALVGKSGSGKSTLAKLIPRFYDPQEGYVSIDGYDIRNYRLKSIRQQVGFAMQGSTLFQGSILDNLTFGHDIPLRDVQNATQAAYIHDFIASLPEGYETLVGEQGAQMSEGQKQRIALSRVLLMDTPILILDEPTAALDMESEYHIQEALKIVRKGRTTIIIAHRLATIQNADEIVVLDEGQIAEQGTHEWLAMQDGVYARLYEKTASI, from the coding sequence ATGCGCCAAATATTCAAAATCATCAAAATGCTCCGTCCTTACTGGCGGTTTATCTTCCAGTCCCTCCTCGTGGGCATCATGGTCATGTTCTTGCGAATCCCAGGACCGTATATCACTAAAGTTCTGATTGATGATGTGTATCCGCACAAAGACTACACTCTCCTGACCTTTATTCTGATTTTGGGTGCTGTACTCTCGATAGGGTTGGGGTTTACTGGACTGTTGAGCACTTATTTTGCGCGTTATGTGGGTGTCAACATGGGTCTAGATTTCAAATCCCGATTTTACTCCCATGTGCAATCGCAGGACTTCAGCTTTTTTGACAACCGGCAGACAGGGGAAATCCTGTCTCGATTCAGGGATATGGACAGATCTATTGGCAGTACCATTGGAATGGTGAACAGCCTGATTATGAACACCCTCCAGTTACTTATTTTTCCACCTATTTTGCTCTACATCAACTGGAAACTGGCTTTACTCAGCTTGGTAGTACTGCCTTTTGATACTGTATTGATTATCGTGTCAAAAAAATATCTCAGCAGAGTTTCAAAAAAATTGACCGAAGCCTCTGCCGAATTATCGGCCAAGTCCTACGAATCGCTTTCGGGCATTCGCACTGTACAGGCATTGGGACTGGAAGCCGCATTTTATCACAAGCTCAGAGACATCTTTCTCAATGTTGCAAAATTGCGAATCCGGTCAACGCATTTAAGTGGGGGATTTGGGTTTGTGGGAACGTTGGTGAAAACAGCGGGCACTTTGGCGTATGGATGGTATGGCTGGACGCAAGTTCTATCGGGCAATCTCTCGCTGGGCAGTTACATGGCTTTTTCCGGTTATGTGGGCTATCTCTACGGTCCAATTGGCAATCTCATCGGCCTTGTGGGACAGGTTGAAATGGCACTGGTTCGCATCAATCGTTTTTTTGAGGTCTATGATTTAAAACCTGAAATCCAGGATCGTCCCGATATGCCTATCTTGCCAAAGGTGAGAGGTGAGATCGGTTTTCATAATGTGAGTTTTGCATACCAGGAAGATCAACCCGTTTTGCGCCACATCAATCTGCATATCCCTGCGCAAGCTACCATTGCTCTGGTCGGCAAGAGTGGATCTGGCAAATCCACACTTGCCAAATTGATCCCGAGATTTTACGATCCGCAAGAGGGGTATGTGTCTATTGATGGGTACGATATTCGAAATTATCGCTTGAAATCTATCCGTCAGCAGGTGGGATTTGCTATGCAGGGCAGTACCTTGTTTCAAGGTAGTATTTTAGACAATTTGACTTTTGGGCACGACATACCCTTGCGAGATGTTCAGAATGCGACACAGGCTGCGTACATCCACGACTTTATTGCGTCATTGCCCGAAGGATATGAAACACTGGTCGGCGAGCAAGGAGCACAGATGTCAGAAGGACAGAAACAGCGCATTGCTCTATCGCGCGTGCTGTTGATGGACACGCCCATTCTCATTCTGGATGAACCTACTGCCGCCCTGGATATGGAATCTGAATATCACATCCAGGAGGCATTGAAAATCGTGCGAAAAGGAAGAACCACCATCATCATCGCACACAGACTTGCAACCATCCAAAATGCAGATGAGATTGTGGTCTTGGATGAGGGACAGATCGCAGAGCAGGGAACGCACGAGTGGTTAGCCATGCAAGACGGGGTTTATGCCCGTTTATATGAGAAAACGGCGAGTATATGA
- a CDS encoding CPBP family intramembrane metalloprotease translates to MALGPSIEESPKTESIQENWPPALQVPLAKGLIWSCLIILEGMIVWRLVSPPRGFVNALMQGMHLLLVLFVLVQFGRFELKKMVSYAIPPKRVFFFWIYAGIGLTAYYLPLNFWEGLGAQPPDFVFQYLYLFIGGVILAPIEEELLYRGLLYGTIRTKYGKFKAYVISISIFVFRHKRLWPYIIEGYWDLFLLHLITLTVLAYFLTYLYESKRSLLLCMAFHSSANINVTITPLLGFLYGGYIVGK, encoded by the coding sequence ATGGCTTTAGGACCATCAATTGAAGAATCTCCCAAAACGGAATCTATACAAGAGAACTGGCCGCCAGCACTTCAGGTGCCTTTGGCAAAAGGTTTGATCTGGTCTTGTTTAATTATCCTAGAAGGTATGATTGTGTGGAGACTTGTATCGCCACCAAGGGGTTTCGTGAATGCCCTTATGCAAGGGATGCATCTTCTCTTAGTGCTTTTTGTTTTGGTTCAATTCGGACGGTTTGAGTTAAAGAAAATGGTGTCTTATGCTATTCCCCCTAAACGCGTATTCTTCTTCTGGATATATGCAGGTATAGGTCTAACAGCGTATTATTTACCCCTTAATTTTTGGGAAGGCCTCGGTGCCCAACCGCCAGACTTTGTATTTCAGTATCTATACCTTTTTATTGGAGGGGTTATATTAGCACCAATTGAAGAAGAGCTTCTTTACAGAGGTCTGCTTTACGGAACGATCAGGACAAAATATGGAAAATTTAAGGCTTATGTCATTAGTATTTCAATCTTTGTTTTTCGACATAAGCGTTTATGGCCTTATATCATAGAGGGTTATTGGGACTTATTTTTGTTGCACTTGATCACATTGACAGTGCTTGCTTATTTTTTAACCTATCTCTACGAATCTAAGCGCAGCCTTCTATTATGTATGGCTTTTCATAGCTCTGCAAATATTAATGTCACTATCACACCTCTTCTTGGATTTCTGTATGGCGGCTATATCGTCGGCAAGTGA
- a CDS encoding DNA-binding response regulator translates to MNKQKILIIDHDLSILSTLAGFLGDEPYDISTAENGKEGLKILRREKIDLAVAEKDIAGLDGIALLERVAAEKIQTNILIMGSVVPMEVTKEILTAGAVSVLDKPIVKDKFLAEVKTCILLNEVRYKVSRTSEASRSLPRSFQRPLNTGREKVSQEKLESFLEEHYRNSDLKFEDLTNHFKISLSQGHALFKKYFDKTFRERLREVRIAQAEHFLTGSSLFMYEIAPLCGYRGSNRFSEDFKRIHGISPTQYRK, encoded by the coding sequence ATGAACAAACAGAAAATACTGATTATAGATCACGATCTCAGCATTCTATCGACCCTTGCAGGATTTCTGGGCGATGAACCTTATGACATAAGTACGGCGGAAAATGGAAAAGAAGGGCTTAAAATTTTGAGACGAGAGAAGATTGATCTGGCTGTTGCTGAAAAAGATATAGCGGGCCTTGACGGGATCGCACTTTTGGAGCGCGTTGCAGCAGAGAAAATTCAGACAAACATCCTGATCATGGGAAGCGTTGTGCCCATGGAAGTAACGAAAGAAATACTCACAGCAGGTGCTGTGAGCGTATTGGATAAACCGATTGTGAAGGACAAATTTTTGGCAGAGGTAAAAACCTGTATCCTGCTAAATGAAGTGAGATACAAGGTATCGCGGACCAGTGAAGCATCCCGTTCACTGCCCAGATCCTTTCAACGGCCATTGAACACTGGCCGGGAGAAGGTTTCGCAAGAGAAGTTGGAATCATTTTTGGAGGAGCATTACAGAAATTCAGACCTGAAATTTGAAGACCTCACGAACCATTTTAAGATCTCTCTATCGCAGGGTCACGCGCTGTTCAAAAAATATTTTGACAAGACCTTCCGTGAAAGACTGAGGGAGGTCAGAATAGCGCAGGCAGAGCACTTTTTAACGGGATCATCGCTGTTTATGTATGAAATTGCACCCCTATGTGGGTATCGTGGATCAAATCGTTTCTCTGAGGACTTCAAGAGGATACATGGCATTTCTCCCACCCAGTACCGCAAATAA
- a CDS encoding acyl carrier protein: MSIEHRVKQVIIRTLSLEVDADEIDDEDELFGGGLGINSMATIEIIVGLEEEFGIEVPDEDLRVELFDSVQTMADYVRTALNKVPAAGYIE; encoded by the coding sequence ATGTCTATTGAACATCGGGTCAAACAGGTGATTATTCGCACGTTGTCTCTTGAAGTTGATGCGGACGAAATTGACGATGAAGACGAGCTTTTTGGCGGTGGTCTGGGAATTAATTCAATGGCGACGATTGAGATTATTGTGGGTCTGGAAGAAGAATTTGGCATTGAGGTGCCAGATGAAGATTTGCGCGTGGAATTGTTTGATAGCGTGCAGACCATGGCCGACTATGTTCGCACAGCACTAAATAAGGTACCTGCTGCCGGATATATAGAATAG
- a CDS encoding GNAT family N-acetyltransferase: protein MYHIQSLSENDLHHYATFLRDIQTHHWSLSSNAFQRQPNSECLPTCEEIIEDLSSLEHSVIYLLKRNHRIISSMKITQKKSEPDVLIFSHVETHPDFQRRGTFGLALGDACLRTACGSDCKRIEITTWSFNRKGIPLYKRYGFRAIPGTNLLMENYLPAIVKHVDAQPYFARHDYIRTLYNKRSYGYDAVKMNGISVFEYRWKPRKSDDTLRVLVDWKKKEIIDVECKIMDLSSLIRECHA from the coding sequence ATGTATCACATTCAGTCCTTAAGCGAAAACGATTTACATCACTATGCTACCTTTCTGAGAGATATTCAGACACACCATTGGTCCTTGTCTTCCAATGCTTTTCAAAGACAGCCAAACTCTGAATGCCTCCCTACTTGTGAAGAAATCATTGAAGATTTGAGCAGCTTAGAGCACTCGGTCATCTATTTACTCAAGCGAAATCACCGGATCATTTCATCCATGAAAATAACTCAAAAGAAATCCGAGCCAGATGTGCTCATTTTTTCTCATGTAGAAACCCATCCCGACTTTCAGAGACGCGGAACTTTTGGACTGGCACTGGGGGATGCGTGTTTGAGAACCGCCTGTGGATCTGATTGTAAACGGATTGAAATTACGACCTGGTCGTTCAATCGAAAAGGGATTCCACTTTACAAACGATATGGATTTCGTGCAATACCAGGCACCAATCTTTTGATGGAAAATTATCTGCCAGCTATTGTGAAGCATGTAGATGCACAACCCTATTTTGCGCGCCATGATTATATTCGCACACTCTATAACAAACGCAGTTATGGGTATGATGCTGTTAAAATGAATGGCATAAGTGTCTTTGAATATCGCTGGAAGCCGAGAAAGTCTGATGATACATTGCGCGTGTTGGTTGATTGGAAAAAGAAAGAAATCATTGATGTAGAATGCAAGATCATGGATTTATCATCATTAATTAGAGAATGTCATGCGTAA
- a CDS encoding S8 family serine peptidase, with protein MRKENPSQIRIAIVDSGIDTSHTGVGDVAGGVHIQIGKDGETVFLDDHADCTGHGTACAGIIRKKAPDAMLYSVRIFDASLMADGRALIAAIQWCIDNEIDVVNLSLGTTDVTFKKALQKVCRKAVGADVILVAAESNDGRESYPAVFPEVIGVTGGAIHEVDGFYYRKDQRIECVARGDEQRVCWLNEKYIMTGGNSFAAPHITGIVAHLLEQHPQYSVQDIRLLLQEKALNEIPRNENKSKFGHQSYRKDFQEDYSYIKKAVLYPYNKEMHSLVRYRDLLAFEIVGVADPIGKGMVGKDAGKVIGEPQANLRISPNIRRAIADADTLILGYVDQLSRIRKRDLLREYVQLALDEGCHVFSFQALDPTVYGDLYELADKKGLRLAYPHVHREELAQAIQNFNALPPVDVPVLSVMGTSSQQGKFTLQLALRRRLIQKGYKVGQIGTEHHSRLFGMDAAFPMGYASPLKLPFQHYIPYLDYKMREICQRTQPDIILTGSQSGTIPYHVQEHSTHCLSSLAFLLGVKPDACILVVNSIDAEEYIRDTIDGIRAVCKAPTILLAMGDHEKHIRTAYGRSMITPKKMAQSQIDRHLKKLQDSFCVPAIEILSETGQQRLVETVIQYFSKDDTSTIA; from the coding sequence ATGCGTAAAGAAAATCCCTCTCAAATCCGGATTGCCATTGTCGATAGCGGCATAGACACATCGCATACAGGTGTGGGTGATGTTGCGGGTGGTGTTCATATTCAGATTGGTAAAGATGGTGAGACTGTGTTTTTGGATGATCACGCTGATTGCACAGGACATGGCACGGCGTGTGCTGGGATTATCAGGAAGAAGGCTCCTGATGCGATGTTGTATAGCGTTCGGATTTTTGATGCATCCTTGATGGCGGATGGACGAGCATTGATTGCGGCGATTCAGTGGTGTATTGACAATGAGATAGATGTGGTGAATTTGAGCCTGGGCACGACGGATGTGACGTTTAAGAAAGCTCTTCAGAAAGTGTGTCGTAAAGCGGTTGGTGCTGACGTGATTCTCGTAGCTGCTGAGAGCAATGACGGACGTGAGAGTTATCCTGCGGTATTTCCCGAAGTGATTGGTGTGACTGGTGGTGCGATCCATGAAGTAGATGGATTTTATTACCGCAAGGATCAGCGCATTGAATGTGTGGCGCGAGGTGATGAACAGCGCGTGTGCTGGTTAAACGAAAAATATATTATGACGGGAGGAAACAGCTTTGCTGCACCCCATATCACAGGCATTGTGGCACACCTGTTGGAACAGCATCCACAATATTCTGTTCAAGATATTCGGTTATTACTACAAGAAAAAGCATTAAATGAAATTCCTCGAAATGAAAATAAGTCTAAATTTGGCCATCAATCATACCGAAAAGACTTTCAAGAAGATTATTCCTATATCAAAAAAGCCGTGTTGTATCCATATAACAAAGAGATGCACAGCCTGGTGCGCTATCGCGATTTGCTTGCGTTTGAGATTGTCGGGGTCGCCGATCCCATTGGCAAAGGTATGGTAGGCAAAGATGCAGGCAAGGTGATTGGGGAACCGCAGGCAAATTTGCGGATCAGTCCGAATATTCGTCGCGCAATAGCAGATGCCGATACGCTCATTCTCGGCTATGTGGATCAACTATCTCGTATCCGCAAGCGCGATTTGCTCAGGGAATATGTGCAATTGGCTCTTGATGAGGGATGCCATGTGTTCAGTTTTCAGGCACTTGATCCAACCGTTTACGGCGATCTGTATGAGTTAGCGGACAAAAAGGGACTGCGCCTTGCCTATCCTCACGTTCACAGAGAAGAACTTGCACAGGCAATTCAAAATTTCAACGCGCTCCCACCTGTGGATGTGCCTGTACTTTCAGTGATGGGGACGAGTTCTCAACAGGGCAAGTTCACTTTGCAACTCGCGCTCAGGCGCAGGCTCATCCAAAAGGGCTATAAAGTCGGGCAGATCGGCACTGAGCACCATTCTCGGTTATTCGGCATGGATGCTGCTTTCCCAATGGGCTACGCTTCGCCGCTCAAACTACCATTTCAACATTACATACCGTATCTGGATTACAAAATGCGCGAGATTTGCCAGCGCACACAACCTGACATTATTTTGACAGGTTCTCAGTCGGGGACTATTCCCTATCATGTCCAGGAACACAGTACACATTGCTTGTCTTCGCTGGCGTTTTTGCTGGGGGTAAAACCAGATGCCTGCATTCTGGTGGTCAACAGCATTGATGCCGAAGAGTATATCCGAGATACCATAGATGGCATACGTGCGGTGTGCAAAGCACCGACTATCTTGCTGGCGATGGGCGACCACGAAAAACACATCCGAACAGCGTATGGGCGCAGTATGATCACGCCCAAAAAGATGGCACAATCTCAAATTGATCGTCACCTCAAAAAACTACAAGATTCGTTTTGTGTGCCTGCGATTGAGATTCTTTCAGAGACGGGTCAACAGCGTCTTGTGGAAACTGTGATTCAATATTTTTCAAAGGATGATACATCAACTATCGCATAG
- a CDS encoding HlyD family efflux transporter periplasmic adaptor subunit: MAHSEQVIKFNGYSQKDVPIENTEAREALPTSGIGFRFVRYFLLTILCVVGSMVAFICLLGWHLGMEITVAGQGRLQPTARYEVKAQRFGLIQTVHVQHGQEIAQGDLMLTLDDTDLRTELEQLEHELGINQSRRVALVSGLQRERAVLETEIVQAEVEYETAKLQLEQVRQEYQIHRKYAPYREDGSMRPPVDTLIPIRVHQTRVEGAKVEIERVKRRLVALDNRKQEHEMLKQTYEKLQVSYRLVETRLEQMKIYAPVSGTVLTRDLDKREGDRIEAGEAVIELAELHSWQAEVMIQEVDIPKVKEGHKVRIYVNAFPHMEYKIFEGRVTDVPRKPEPITPLGAGLVPGGISTVYAVKISVIDPHLSDGEKECPLAYGMGVEAKIVTERGPIVDLLWKKFLKTVGKIGRPEIYRLEEPLETVQTGN, from the coding sequence ATGGCACATAGTGAACAGGTTATAAAATTCAATGGCTATTCGCAAAAAGATGTGCCTATTGAAAACACAGAGGCGCGAGAAGCCCTCCCAACTTCGGGGATTGGCTTCCGGTTTGTGCGCTATTTCTTGCTCACCATTTTGTGCGTTGTGGGAAGCATGGTCGCGTTTATCTGTCTTTTGGGATGGCATCTGGGTATGGAAATCACGGTTGCAGGGCAAGGTCGCTTGCAGCCTACTGCGCGTTATGAAGTGAAAGCACAGCGATTTGGCTTGATTCAAACGGTTCATGTGCAACACGGGCAAGAGATTGCACAGGGTGATTTGATGCTGACTTTGGATGATACCGATTTACGCACGGAATTGGAGCAACTCGAACATGAACTGGGGATAAATCAAAGTCGGCGTGTGGCTCTGGTATCAGGATTGCAACGCGAGCGCGCTGTTTTGGAAACAGAGATTGTGCAGGCTGAAGTGGAATATGAGACCGCAAAGTTGCAATTGGAACAGGTTAGGCAAGAATACCAGATCCATCGCAAATACGCGCCTTATCGCGAAGATGGGAGTATGCGACCTCCTGTTGATACGTTGATTCCCATTCGGGTACACCAGACGCGGGTAGAGGGCGCAAAAGTAGAAATTGAACGGGTAAAACGACGGTTGGTCGCTCTGGACAATCGCAAGCAGGAACACGAGATGCTAAAACAAACGTATGAAAAATTACAGGTCAGCTATCGCCTTGTCGAAACGCGTTTGGAACAGATGAAGATCTACGCGCCTGTTTCTGGAACCGTGTTGACGCGTGATTTGGACAAACGCGAAGGAGATCGCATTGAGGCGGGTGAAGCCGTGATTGAATTGGCCGAATTGCACAGTTGGCAAGCTGAGGTGATGATTCAAGAAGTGGATATCCCAAAGGTGAAAGAGGGACATAAGGTGCGAATATATGTGAATGCTTTTCCGCACATGGAATACAAGATTTTTGAGGGCAGGGTGACAGATGTGCCGAGAAAACCCGAGCCCATCACACCTTTGGGTGCCGGTCTGGTGCCGGGCGGTATAAGTACTGTTTATGCGGTGAAGATCAGTGTGATAGATCCGCATTTATCCGATGGTGAGAAAGAATGTCCGCTTGCTTATGGCATGGGTGTGGAAGCCAAAATCGTGACAGAGCGCGGTCCCATTGTTGACTTGCTGTGGAAGAAGTTTCTGAAAACCGTGGGCAAAATCGGTCGTCCAGAGATTTATCGGTTGGAAGAACCTCTTGAAACCGTACAGACCGGGAACTAA